The Arachis ipaensis cultivar K30076 chromosome B07, Araip1.1, whole genome shotgun sequence genomic interval CCTAATTTCACTTTTTAACACACACCCCCAACTAAACCTAGCCCCCTCTCCAAATACAACCCAGCagcagcaaaaagaaagaaagaaaggggagaagGGAGATAGCTCGGGAACGAAGAAGAGAAAAGACCACGCCGCATCCTGCTGCTTCGTCGCCGCCGCATCTTGCTGCCGTCGCCATCCATGTCGCATGCGAGAGAGCCATCGAGCTTGAGGGTGAAAGATGCGCATGAGAAAGGGAGGAGTCGCACTGCTGCCGCCGTCCAACCCGCCTCATCATTGTCGCCATTTTCGTCACCGCCTCAAGCTCCTCGCGCTTTGTCATCGTCGCAAGCTCGTCTCCCTTTGTCACAGTCGCAAGGTTTGTTACGCTCTATCACCGTCGCAAGCTCGTCTTCCTACTTCAGCCATCAACGCCTCCTTCGCTGTGAGTTGGTCTCTGAGCAAGTGAGTTTCGGCTTCGGTCCTGttattcttctttcaatttcatcCCTATAAATCATTAGTACatcttgaatttgttgttgaaagtTAAGTTTgttgttgaaattttgatttaGCTAATTTTGTTTTGCTGAATACTAGGGATTTAAAAATTATCATAGTTGAATTTATTGTTGCAAATTATGATTTGAGATGAATTTGTTGTCGTATGTTGAATTGTTGCTGAACATATCACTGAGCTTTCGTTTTTTGTTGCTGGATAACTTTATTGAATATTGAGTTAAATTTTGTTGTTGGATAACATCGCTGAGTTGAGCTGCATCAGAGTTGAGCAAAATTTTATGAATGGTTTGCTAAAGTAAATGATTTTCATAATGTACTTTAAATCTTTAAGGCTTATATCCGTTTTTCACTCCCTATTCATGTCCTGTTGAATAGAGTCTTGTAAACATTGAAGATGCCATATTGAGACAGTTTGATGATAAAGATATGACAATTGTTCTAGCAGCTTTATCAGTTGATGGCCTGGAAAATGTAATAGGTTCTTATAAGCTATTTGATGCACTGCAAAATGTGCTGAGGAGATGTAGTAGCCAGCTGCTGTCAGGTAATGTATCGCATATTTGACACAACTtagtaaaatataatttttagatTTACTTTATCTGATATACTAACTACTATAACCTTGTTGGTTGTGATTATATATGAGACAGTAACTAGTTCTATATACACATGTAGAACACAATTGATAGATGGCGAGCATACATATTTTCATCCAGTCATATGTTTGGCAAAATAATCTGTTTCTGAATTTATTCTTGTCAGTGATGTTTGTTAAATGGTGGAGTCGTTTAGAGCTTTAAATGAGAAAATCTAAATCTATATACTTTGGCGATTGGTAattgatttttctcaaaataatgCAACCAATTTTTGCTTTAGATACAACTTTTAATCTATACATACTCATAGTTAAACCCTTCTTTGGATTGTATACTTTATTATCATACAAAAACTATGACTTaatcaaaattgaaattgaagagaATAATTTATTAAGGGGATCAGATTCAACTCAGCCAAACATTGAGTTTAAGGCATGTATACTAATTATGAAAAAATATACTCGGGTAGTAATTTCATGTTAGGTATATTCTAATTCTGAAAAATATACATGGCGAAGCATTCCTCCTTCACTTGGATCGAACCATGTATTAAAAGATATCGAAGTAAGTACTGTTCAAAATTAGTAGTTAAATTAATAGTGGCTGATTGTTGTTGACTCTAACTTTACTGTTGATTTATTGGCCTTAAGCAAATCTGCTATAGAATCTAGCTTGTTAGCAGAAGGTTGCTTGTTCTTATTGTACTTAGCATATACTAGACTATATGTATGTATAGGTTTTGGCTAAGGTTTTCTTTTTATGTGGCTCAAAATCCTAGCAAATGCTCATTGCTGTTTAGTGGTTGAAACTTTAACGTTGATTGACTTATTAAACTTGTGTTGCATATTCATTACTCAACTGTACTGCATCATCAAAAGTATTTTTGCTTTGTTCTAatatgtttatttcttttgctagcaGGAGGACATGATGTGAAGAAAATATGTTCCATACACTACAACAAATTCGGGCTGAGACAACCCTTTAAAAACATTTCCTATAATAAGGAAAAGTGTTGTCTTTGATAAAAGGCAACACTTTCTGACAAAAAGTAACGCTTTTTGGGGGGGGGGTTGGCTATACGTCCATTACTGTATTAAAGGGAACCATTTTTTATGGCAACCTTAAAAAAACGTTGTCTTTTTGCAAATAAAGCAACTCCGCGAAAGAGTTGCCTTAGAGCACCCAAATCCAATGCTTTAGATGAGACGTTATGGCAACACTTTTTACGAGTTGTATTTTCTAATACTTAAAGCAACACTGAGTTTTTTAAGTTTCCttttcatatacctaaagcaacacttgtgcaaattttttctagttgttttttcaTATACCTAAGGCAACCCTTGGCCAGATTTTTTTAAGTTGCCTttttcatatacctaaagcaacacttgtccagATTTTTTTAAGTTGCTTTTTTTTATAGACCTAATGCAACACTTATGTAAGTTTATTTGCAGTTGTctttttttaatatctaaagcAACACCTTATTGAGTTTTTCTTATTAGGTTCtcttttttaatatctaaaataaaatatttttatctttgttATATTTATATGATATTTGAAGGATATATAACATCCATATTTGAATaagataataatatatattgcatATATATAGAAAGGTCTTTCAAGTGCCAATTAACATACTTGCTAAGTTACCaagtcaaataaataataaacataagtaagcaaaatacatattttttttatgataaactTAAACAAAAAAGAAACTAAGTTGTCCACTTGAAACCAAAAAGACTTTGTGCTTCAGCATTGTGCCAAGAATTGCCTTTATGTCTTCAGAAAATTTCATCCAACAATAAGAAAGCTGCAGTCAaatttaaatgaacaaaaaaattatagtCAAAACATCAGCTATACAATAACATGTATACTCAAGTGTTACAACAATTTAGTACACATACCTAATCATGATTTGGTATATGAGTCGATGGAGAAAAATTTCGAGGAACTAAATTTGGATCTTTTTTTCTGTATGGATGACCCAAAgagaagaaatttttttattaataatcaaACTAAGCATACTATAAAATTTGATCTCTCTTTGGGCTTAGGATATATAATAGGTGAATTTGGTTGCTACATGGAAGATAAAAATTTCATCAAGTTTCTAAAGTTAAGAGTTCTGACGTGGATCAGCATTTCATTTTTTCTTTGGAAACCTACCACAACACATTGGTAGCTTAGTTAGGTTTGAGTGACAATTAACCACACAATCAGTAGTATGTATAACCAATCAACACTAGTATGTATCACCAATTAGCACCACATAATTAACCAATTTTTCATACCAAAATTTTAAACtttatataatataaattttGCTCATGCACTAGTATTTGTTGGAGGATTCTAAGGTAGGTTATATGGCAAATCCAAACTAatcataagaaaagaaaaggtccATTCATCATAAATCAGTTTTGCAATATTTACTACTTATTTATTAATTCTCTCATATACTTTCACCATCACATATTACAAGGTGATATCAATTTCAATATATCTTTTCTAGATTTTCACAATATTTATTTACATAACCAAATTTAATGCTACTAACCTAGCAGCATGCTATTAACCTAATAAAgcaaaaaattcataaattattAGTTTCAGATCTCTTTAAACTCAAACTCGGAAGCTAAAAATTCAGATATTCAATCCCCAAACCCCAAGGTAAAGGCAAACAAATAATCATATCATGGAAGAAATCCACATGGAAGACCTCAAAACAATCTCTTAAGATCAAGACATAAAACACACTAAATACACCAGACTACTATATTTAACATGATAAAGGAATTAGCTTTGCATAACTAATGTATACATCCAATTCATTAACAATATAAAAGGcagaaaaatgcagaaaaatatGTCCCACACATAATCATAATCAAAATTCAGAAAAATTCAGAAAATCCTAAGAAGCAACAATCAGAACCATGAAAACTtcagaaaaattgaaataaaacctCTAAAATCAAAATTATTAAGAAGCCCtaaaaattaagattcaatgcaTTCAGAAACTCATAATCAAAATGCAGAAAAATTCAGAAAACCCTAAGAAGCAACAATTAGTACTATGAAAACTtcagaaaaattgaaataaaatcccTAAAATCAGAATTATTAAGAAGTCccaaaaattaagattcaatgcaTTCAGAAACTCATAATCAAAATGCAGAAAAATTCAGAAAACCCGAAGAAGCAACAATCAGAACCATGAAAACTTCAGAAAAATGGAAATAAAACCCCTAAAATCAGAATTATTAAGAAACCCCAAAAATTAAGAGTCAATGCATTCAGAAATTCATAATCAAAATGCAGAAAaatttagaaaaccctaagaagcaACAATCAGAACCATGAAAACTtcagaaaaattgaaataaaacccCTAAAATCAGAATTATTAAGAATCCccaaaaattaagattcaatgcaTTCAAAAATTCTATTTTCATACTAAAATTCAGAACATTCCCAATCTTCATTCACAATCAATGCATTCAGAAATTTTATTCCATAGTAAAATTTAGAAGCTTTCTTACTAATAAGTAGAGGAGGAGGAGGGGGGTTATAGCTGCGTGTAGTGTTGTGAGAGCTTGCAAAGAGGAGAAGGTGAGACAGGGGAAGAAGAGGAAGCAGGAGAAGGAGAGGGGTTTCTCGAAGAAGACAGTGTACCTAGAGCAGAGACAGGAAGAGGAGGAGCCCGTGGAGCAgtgtgtaacaccctaagttATATCATATCTTTGAAGGTCTTTAAATAAGGTGCCACACTCGATAGAGAAAGAGAATGAACTTAATCATTATGCAAGGAAGGAGGAAGTGCGCGTGAAAAGGAAAATGAGTAGTACTAAAAcgataataaatatgaaataataaCTTATCCATGAGTATGGTTCAAactaaaatgcttagaggaaattaaacaaagaaaaagaaactaatACGTCCTAACTAATTTCGTCGAAGAGGCTCCCATACTTGTGTCATATCATATCCTTGATCAGGACCCTTCAGTTATTCACGAATCGAGGTACCAGTGGTTTTTCTCCAACACCTTTTCGCGCAGTGAAGATCCGGTTCCGTTGTATGGGATGAACTAAGACTCGACGGAGTACCGAAGTGGGAGAATGGGGTACGTATTTCACCCTCGGACTTCCGCAAGGGTTCAACTCCTCCTCTGGATTCTCCTCCATGGTGTCTTCCTCCTGGCCAGGGTTGTTGGACTCCTCTTCCTCCGTCTCGGAATCTCATTCGAGATGCATCACCTCAGATGACCGTTTCTTGAATGCTGAAGCGTTCTTATCTAGGAAGGTTATGACGGGAAGCAGGGGTTCTCTTACCACGAACTTTCGACCTAAGTAGATAGTTTGGAGCACGGTAGTAGTGGTCGTAACTACCCACGCGTGCTTCAAGGGGTCATACTCAGAAGTTACCTTCGGGGACACTGCGTCGTCTCTATCCGCTGTGCCATGTTCCTCTGGAGACAGTATGGGAAAAGAAAAGGGATGAGAACCTAAAGtctcagtaggagtgctatgCAACACCTCCATATCTATCTCCAGCCTACGTGCGGGATTTTAAAAAGGGTCGTACGATATGGCATGTAATATGAACCTCTTATAAAGCGTAAAACATATaggtaaaaaggaaagaacatagaaaaaaatagaagaataacaTCTTTTGTAACCTCAACATAATCATACATAaatctaaaacataataaaaatcaaaCTTTCATTTATACTTTCTCCtttcttaacttataactttcatggaaggtattgagctcaaaccggtataaaatgagagtccccttcccttaccgaaggttcttatctcgAATgtcttggcgatcaccttcctttatcgaaggatcatctcgatcgatcaccctCCCTTACCGAGGGATCATCCCGAtttcttgtctttgggggtcaccttcccttaccgaaggatcatttcCTCAGTTTAATTTACAATTAGGATTGTTTAGGCATGCACAAGaagagatttatgcaagaatagATCATGGAAGAATAGATAATGCAAGAGGGGGAAAACATATACCATGATAAAATGAGCATGTTGAATAAGATGTTATAAGAAAATGCGTACTCTCGACCCTAGAGggatattaataatataatatattaaatATCATATAAATGTACATTCAAAAAAAAATAGGATATTTTAAAtagttgaataaaatatttataagagGGCATATACTCTtaactcaaagaaatattattaaTCCAATGGTAtaaaagtcaatataatttcacGTAATAAAATAGGAGATATTAATTAgttgaataaaataatttataaggaAACATGTACTCTTGACCCTAAGAAGATATTAATGATATAATGTATAAAATATAATCTAAGTGCATATAGTAAGAAAGGGGGTATTTGAAATACTTGAATAAGATGTTATAAGAAGCATGTACCCTTGACCTTAAATTAAAAGAGTAATAATGATATAATGATATAAGAGGTCATTTAGTTGCACATAATAGAACATGGTACATTGAACAAGACACAAAAAGGAGCATGTATTCTCAACAttaaatggataataataatGTAATGGTATCAAAGGTCATGTAATGGCACATAGTAAAATTAGGGtatgttaaataattaaataaaacgttATAAAAGGGCATGTACTCTCAATATTAAAGGAATAATAATTAAAAGGTCATGTAAATGCACATAGAAAAATATGGGATATATATATTAATGGATCAAGAGGGCATGATTGACATAGTAGATAATCATGATTAATGTGGATGAAAGATGAGTGAAGGATAATTAATGTCATAAGATACATGAAACATGCATGGTTGGAAGGAAATAAAATAGAGCATACTACATACCAACATAAATTTAA includes:
- the LOC107608333 gene encoding uncharacterized protein LOC107608333: MSHAREPSSLRVKDAHEKGRSRTAAAVQPASSLSPFSSPPQAPRALSSSQARLPLSQSQGLLRSITVASSSSYFSHQRLLRCELVSEQSLVNIEDAILRQFDDKDMTIVLAALSVDGLENVIGSYKLFDALQNVLRRCSSQLLSGGHDVKKICSIHYNKFGLRQPFKNISYNKEKCCL